The Impatiens glandulifera chromosome 3, dImpGla2.1, whole genome shotgun sequence genome contains a region encoding:
- the LOC124929729 gene encoding 11S globulin seed storage protein 1-like: MNTSLLSLSFLLIIFLGTVSARSRGQSEHGFSQEDQAQCQLQRLNAQEPSFRIQAEAGQSEFWDWKDDQFRCAGVVAARHTINPRGLFLPSYTNAPLLMYILKGNGMSGVLMPGCPETFQSSQESQVDEKSTRFHDQHQKIRRFRQGDVIAIGAGWTHWCYNDGNEDVVAIVVEDTGNNLNQLDQNPRKFFLAGNPQQGFQGQGGAEQHHQAHQTGEKQNAGNVFHGIEEEFLVQIFGIDRETARKLRGEDDKRGHIVRVEQSFQVISPPSRREEQERRSNDNGLEETICSTKLIENINDPSRADIFNPQAGRFNTLTSYDLPILKSLKLSAERGVLYRNALVSPHYKLNAHSILYCTRGDAKIQISDQSGSCVFDEVVREGQMVVVPQNFVIVKQAGEQGFEWIAFRTNDVAMQGTLAGRTSALRGLPADVIAASYRVSREQAMRLKTNREQTLIFESRSGSPRVASA; this comes from the exons ATGAACACTTCACTGCTCTCTCTCTCCTTCCTCCTCATCATCTTCTTGGGCACTGTCTCCGCCAGGAGCAGGGGACAGTCTGAACATGGCTTTAGCCAAGAAGACCAGGCACAGTGCCAACTTCAGAGGCTCAATGCCCAAGAACCCAGCTTTAGAATCCAGGCTGAGGCCGGCCAGTCCGAGTTCTGGGACTGGAAGGATGATCAGTTCCGCTGCGCAGGAGTTGTTGCCGCCAGGCACACTATTAACCCACGCGGACTCTTCTTACCTTCTTACACCAACGCCCCTCTCCTCATGTACATTCTCAAAGGTAACGGTATGTCTGGCGTTTTGATGCCTGGATGCCCAGAGACATTCCAATCATCTCAGGAATCTCAGGTTGATGAGAAATCCACCAGATTCCACGACCAGCACCAGAAGATCCGACGATTCCGACAAGGAGACGTCATTGCCATCGGCGCCGGCTGGACCCACTGGTGCTACAACGACGGTAACGAGGATGTCGTAGCCATAGTCGTTGAGGATACCGGCAATAACCTAAATCAGCTCGACCAAAACCCACGC AAATTCTTCCTGGCTGGAAACCCACAACAAGGATTCCAAGGGCAAGGGGGGGCAGAACAACACCACCAGGCCCACCAGACAGGCGAGAAGCAGAACGCCGGCAACGTCTTCCATGGAATCGAGGAGGAATTTCTGGTTCAGATTTTCGGAATCGACAGAGAGACAGCCAGGAAGCTTCGCGGAGAAGACGATAAAAGAGGTCACATTGTCCGCGTGGAACAGAGCTTTCAAGTCATCAGCCCACCCTCCAGGAGGGAGGAGCAAGAGAGAAGATCCAACGACAACGGCTTGGAAGAAACCATTTGCTCTACCAAGTTGATCGAGAACATCAATGACCCTTCCCGCGCCGACATCTTCAACCCACAGGCCGGCAGGTTCAATACCCTAACCAGCTACGACCTACCCATTCTCAAATCCTTGAAATTGAGCGCAGAGAGAGGAGTTCTTTACAGG AACGCACTGGTGAGTCCTCACTATAAGCTAAACGCACACAGCATTCTATACTGTACGAGAGGAGACGCCAAGATTCAGATAAGTGACCAGAGCGGCAGCTGCGTGTTCGACGAGGTGGTCCGTGAAGGACAGATGGTGGTGGTCCCGCAGAACTTCGTGATTGTTAAACAAGCCGGTGAACAGGGATTCGAATGGATTGCCTTCAGGACCAATGACGTCGCCATGCAAGGAACCCTAGCAGGACGGACCTCGGCCCTTCGCGGCCTTCCCGCCGACGTGATTGCGGCTTCTTACCGTGTTTCAAGGGAACAAGCCATGAGGTTGAAGACCAACCGGGAGCAGACTTTGATCTTTGAGTCCAGGTCCGGTTCTCCCAGAGTGGCTTCGGCTTAA